The following coding sequences lie in one Primulina huaijiensis isolate GDHJ02 chromosome 2, ASM1229523v2, whole genome shotgun sequence genomic window:
- the LOC140970985 gene encoding protein CURVATURE THYLAKOID 1D, chloroplastic-like — translation MELCTARGISNLLFQTPKPPPPHIAPSNIRYPIKCSTPCPAHLKQTRFTSGPRYTIISCLSSTTEATTYEAVSPDETTTVTTSPEDTMSVADAPEVTTPEETVPEIYVTEATSGIKDEPELEGAMTVEVVDSLPVEKKEDYINQPDAVLQEDDSLQLLKFLEDLNIKFDYENKYSIVALGIGGLISLRIAVAVIGAIDSIPLLPKVLELVGLGYTIWFTTRYLIFEQKRGEFVARVKQFKEEVIG, via the exons ATGGAGCTGTGCACAGCTCGAGGCatctccaatctcctttttcagACGCCGAAGCCGCCACCGCCGCACATTGCTCCCAGCAACATTCGATACCCAATCAAATGCAGTACCCCTTGTCCTGCCCACCTGAAGCAAACCCGCTTTACTTCTG GACCTCGATACACAATTATTTCATGTCTCAGCTCCACGACTGAGGCAACCACTTATGAGGCAGTCTCACCCGATGAGACGACTACTGTGACAACCTCGCCTGAGGATACAATGTCTGTGGCAGATGCTCCCGAGGTAACCACACCCGAGGAAACCGTGCCCGAGATATATGTGACTGAAGCAACCTCCGGTATCAAAGACGAGCCAGAATTGGAAGGTGCGATGACAGTCGAAGTGGTAGACTCTCTGCCTGTTGAAAAGAAGGAAGATTACATTAATCAGCCTGATGCGGTGCTACAAGAAGATGATTCATTGCAACTGCTTAAGTTCTTGGAGGACCTTAATATAAAG ttcgattatgaaaataaatattctatTGTTGCGTTGGGCATTGGCGGCTTGATTTCCCTTAGGATAGCAGTTGCCGTCATAggtgccattgattctattcccttG CTCCCAAAAGTGTTGGAACTCGTGGGCCTGGGCTATACGATTTGGTTCACCACTCGCTATCTCATTTTCGAG CAAAAAAGGGGGGAGTTTGTTGCTAGAGTTAAGCAGTTTAAGGAGGAGGTTATTGGTTAA